One Nicotiana tomentosiformis chromosome 4, ASM39032v3, whole genome shotgun sequence genomic window carries:
- the LOC138909780 gene encoding uncharacterized protein, with the protein MVPGRTRHPNNINKTRMYNNLQEEESRHTPLAKLTQKGVPFRWTDQCEERYKKFKLKPYEKNYPFYDLGLETIVHALKIWRHYLYNVSCKTNTLADTLSTKAESTDSLEFILTEERPLAMDTVQQGGAKKVVLGDDDVMQLQCRLFVPNVDVFSDLILREAHSLWYYIHPSAMKMHRELKQHYWWRRMKKDIIGLVSRCLNCHQVKYEHQTLYGLTQKMIIPE; encoded by the exons ATGGTACCTGGGAGGACAAGACATCCAAATAACATTAACAAGACAAGAATGTACAACAACTTGCAAGAAGAAGAGTCTCGACACA CTCCATTGGCTAAGTTGACTCAAAAAGGTGTTCCTTTTAGATGGACTGATCAATGTGAGGAGAGATATAAGAAGTTCAAG TTGAAAccttatgagaagaattatccattttatgatttgggattgGAAACGATTGTGCATgcacttaagatttggaggcattacttgtacaatgtgtcat gTAAGACGAATACGTTAGCGGATACCTTGAGTACAAAGGCAGAGAGTACGGATAGTTTGGAATTCATTCTAACAGAGGAAAGACCTTTGGCTATG gacacggtgcagcaaggtggtgctaagaaggtagttCTTGGAGATGATGATGTCATGCAACTTCAGTGTCGACTTtttgttcctaatgttgatgtctTTAGCGATTTGATACTtcgggaggctcacagtttgtggtATTATATTCATCCAAGTGCTATGAAGATGCATCGTGAATtaaagcaacattattggtggaggaggatgaagaaggacattattGGGCTTGTTTCGCGGTGTTTGAATTGCCATcaagttaagtatgaacatcagacaCTATATGGTTTGACTCAGAAGATGATTATACCGGAGTAG